The window gaaggaagatGGTAATATCTTCAAAGCCATTGGGCACATTTAAGCAAttgctggacaggcacatgacggaagtaaattgaggggtttgtaggttaatttgatctgaaagataaaaggtcagcactacatcaggggctgaaaggcctgtactgtgatgtactgtcctatgttctgtgttctaaataacTGAATGATTACTAAGAAAAGCAACAAGAAAATATTATTTAGATGTTTACTGTACTTACTCGTTTCAAAGAGGTAATTAGTCCAATGGCAATGATCAGTTTTCCAAGCAAGTATCCTGAAAATGCTGAGATCCAAGTGTCCATGCATGATCTTCCTATGAAAGACATTGTTGACATTATAAGTCCAACTGCTATCTCTAGGCATTTAAACATTCTTGTCCATCACTTAGAGCCTTGTGACTTTCCTTAtcaacaatgatttggagatgccggtgttggactggggtgtacaaagttaaaaatcatacaacaccaggttatagtccaacaggtttaattggaagcactagcttttggagtgccactccttcatcaggtggttgtgctttACCCTTGTCAACAAGATAGCATTTGGCTGAGTTTCATCAATGAACCCAGAAAAATTGGTGTCAATTGGAATCAGTGGGAAAGCTCTCACTGGCTGGAGTTGTACCTAACAGAGAaaaagatggctgtggttgaaAGTAAAGGCCTTGAAAATCCTCTTAAGAAGCTTAGATGGTTCAGTAAGGTAACCTCTAATTATGTAGAGAACTGTTTCCACTTTGTACTATCAAAAGTCTTGGTATTAGCAGAAGTGTGTGGGTTACTATTTCCTTTTAATCTCATTGGTTCAACAGCAGCAATAACTTGCATTGATATAGTGCTGCAAATATAGTGAAATACTTCTAACACACTTTGTTGAaattgagaccaggataagaaaCTCAAAACATAGCCAAAGCAATAACTTTAAAGGAGAAGAGGAAGCTAGAGATTTTGAATACTTTTGGAAGTTAATTCTAGTGATCAAGTTTGATGTGAAGAATAGCAATGCTACATGTTATTGGGCAAAAGAAATGTAGGATGCAAAAGAATCCAGAATTTTAGAAACAGAAAGTTTTGGGAGGTTTTAGGGCCAGGGAAGGTTACAAAGAGAGAAGGTTGAGGTATTGGCAAGATTTGAACACAATGccaattttaaattggagaataAAACTGTGTCCACTCAATTGCACGTGGTTTAATTATCTACAAAGGTAAACTCCTAATAAGGCAGTTCAAAGCATAGCCTTATATCACCTTGCAGTTGTTACACAGGACATCTGCAATAATACAGTATTGAAGGAATATGATTaggattatgattagattagatttacagtgtggaaacaggcccttcggcccaacaagtccacaccgacccgccgaagcgcaacccacccatacccctaacctaacactatgggcaatttagcatggccaattcacctggcccgcacatctttggactgtgggaggaaaccggagcacccggaggaaacccactcagacacggggagaacgtgcaaactccacacagtcagtcgcctgagtcgggaattgaacccgggtctccaggcgctgtgaggcagcagtgctaaccactgtgccaccgtgccgatatATTTTGATCAATTCCATGATAATTCTGCAAAACTTTATAACAGTGCCACTTGTTATAAGGTTGAACTATAAACACTTACTTGTGATTTCTAGATTATATGGGATTGAAACTCTGGGGTTGTTTTGATCAAACAAAACACACATCCAGTGCCATTTACATCGGTCAGCTTTCTGAATAATCAGACTCAGAGATTTCTCTTCCTCATATTGTCCAGTCAATGTTTTCTCCAAAACAGACTTTCCATCGCTATTGATCCAAGCAAGTCTGATTGCTTCAGTGACATTAGAGACAGAGCAGGTCAGGGTAACGGAGTCTCcctcagtcactgcatcagagggtTCCACTGTGACTGTATGGACAAGAAAATAATTTAGATGGTTGTTAAATGACCTCTTCAGACATGTCATTACGCACCTCTGGGGCGAGAGAGACAATAAACCAGGTCTGCTAGCTTGCAGGCAAGGATTCAAGCCCATGAGAAAATCATTTTAGAATCTAAATGATCATTGAAAACAGCAACAAAATTCTGTCTCTTACCTTTAACTGTGATTAGAGTAATGGTTACATAGTTTACTGAATCACCAATTAATGCATAAATTCCTGCATCATCAAACAGTACTGGGGCAATCTGCACAGAAATGGATTCACTCCAAAGGTAGTGACTCGGTGATTCGGTAGTGGTGATTCGGTTCCCAAAGTATGTCCTGTTTAAATTGGCATGGCGTGATGTATTAAAGGAAGCAATCTGTCTGTCTTGATTTGGATAATGATGTGACATCCAAACCCAGGCCAAATGATGGTAGCTCCAAAACATTCTATCAGAAACCAGATGAAATTCACTGTAACTTGTACTTGATCGATAACGTGTGTCAACAATTGAAGCATGATAATACCTTCCTGTCATGGGAAAAGAAGATTTTGATTAGGAAGTAATTGTTATGATGATTACAGTGAATTAAGAGTTCCGTTCGTAAAATGACTTAATAACAGTCATTAATTATTTAAGTGGGCCTCAGGTGTAATCAACTTAAATAATTAATGCACAGGATAAAGGCATGCATTTTCATATGATCTCAGTTAGAATACAGCAGCTGTGCAAATGAAATGTTCTTGACTCATGGTGTAAACTCATAAAAATGGGTCGGCATTGAAACAGTGTTGAAgtggaatccctatagtgtggaaggttattcagctcaacaagtctccaaagagcatcccacccagactcaacccatctctgtaaccctgcatctcccatggcttatccacctaacctacagatgcctggacactatgggaaattcagcatggctgtgggaggaaactgaaataccaagaggaaactcacacagacaccgtgcaaacagcacagagatggtcatctgaggctagaattgaaccaaaGTTGgaggcactttgaggcagcagtgccaaccactacGCCACCCCATCTATACTGTCAAGTCTATTCCAACCATCAATGTGTTCACAGCTCTTCCCTTATCTCAATGCTATATTCCTACTTTTTCCTCATAACTCTCATCACCTTTAAAATCTCAAAATTTACTTATCTGCTTCTGaaacatattcagtgacttggccttcacagtctCATAAGGTGTTCCAAAGATTCATTACCCTTTGAacgaagaaatgtttcctcatctcagtcctaaatggcctaccacaGGCTGCTCAAGACTCCTGACAAGGGAAAAAAATTCTCCTTGCATGCAGTCTGTCCCGCCCTGTTGAAATTGTACACattttatccttctaaactctcgCGAATATCGAACCAGTTGGAAGAATCTCTCCTTATCAGCCAGTGCTATTATCCCTagaatcagtctagtgaacctaaATTGCATTCCCTCTATGGCAAGTACATCCTTTCCTTGATAAGGAagccaaagctgcacacagtactccaggtgtggtctcactaaggctCAGTAAGACATGTTTATTTTTGAACTCAAAtcttcttgcaatgaaggccaatataccatttgccttcctaattgcttgctgcaccaaCATGTCTACTTTCATTGATtggtgtacaaagacacccaATCCTTTTCTGCATACAAATCTTCCCAATATATCATCATTTAAATAACACATTACCTTTCTGTTTTGCTCACAAAAATGTATAAATTTTCATTTCGCTACATTGTATTGCATCTGCCTTGTTTCTGCCCACTCACCCAATTTGTCTCACCTCCTTGCATTCTCATAATCCTTAACCTTGTCCAGTTTTGTGTTGTCAACAATTTGGAAATAGTGCATTTGGTTCTCTTACCCAGTCATTTATACATATCATGAATAGCTGGGGTACAAGCTTTGATCTTGCAGTTGCCCACCAGTCACTATCTCCCACACAAAGAGAAAGCGTATTTCCACTCCTTCTTTCCTGTCTCTTAACTACACCCTGGTTGAGCCACCTTTCCTTTTTATTGTGCTAGACTGGAACAAATAGTTTTTATAGTAGTGTCAAATATTAATCATTGCCTATTCACCGCAACCCAATAAGGTTCTCCGATCCATCCatgccaatttgcacacaaaGCATATAGTTTcttttatttagattcaggatcctagtttttttttatttaacaatgTCAGCAAGTCATCTTCATGAACCCAATGCTCTGACGGATTAGGGTTCgaatgttctgatgaagagtaactgaactcaaaatgttagctcgaCTTTCTCCCAACAGACCCACTGAGTTTAGTCACCAAATTCTGTTTAAATTTGCCATTTTAACCGTATTAATTccctttgctataaattttgcaCTGTTGCTCATTCCCCCCGCCCCCCTTTGTTTTCTGTCTTTCACTCCTGCTCTTACTTcttagatttatttttatttatatcCTTGTTTCTATCTTCCTTTTCTGCTTAGGTTTTCAATTCTGTTCCATTCTTGTATAAACATCCCAAGTAATCCCCCCAGGCAGATGAAGATAACTCCCCTCTCTGCCATTAAAAATAAAGTGTGAATATGTTAAAATGGCAAAATCTTTTAATAGGGGAGCTGTTATCAGGTAAAACTTCAAGGGAGTGGCTTTCTGGGAAAGAAGGCACCAAGAAGTTAAGTTCTTAGATCTTTCTTGAGGTTTTCTTTTTGCCTTAATGGTGTCAGTTTCCATTCAAACTTGAGAAGAATATTGTGGATGTCCTATCTTTGCTCTTGCCTAACCTCCAATTCCCAATCACAGACAAAATCTCCATACAATAGattttttcttgattatatgatTTTAGAGATAAGTCTcttaattaaacttaaaatataagccacagctattaatttaacctggggcagtgtttgtagaggaataagacagtgtaattttctgggtctgtagattgtgaaggagcaaaaatggcctttgcagttacatgtacttcttgtcagatgtgggagtttaaagagagattAAGGGTTACCGCAGATTATATCTGCCGTAAATGCTGTTGGaagtgaatcttatcagatcaagtggatcggttggagagacagatagaagcaatgaagaatttgcaacagcaacagtatgtgatggatagcagttataggaaggggggaaagtctcagatacaggcacatagatgggttaactccaggaagggtaagagaggtaggcagctagtgcaggagtcttttgtggatatacccatttcaa of the Hemiscyllium ocellatum isolate sHemOce1 chromosome 16, sHemOce1.pat.X.cur, whole genome shotgun sequence genome contains:
- the LOC132823266 gene encoding uncharacterized protein LOC132823266, with amino-acid sequence MFWSYHHLAWVWMSHHYPNQDRQIASFNTSRHANLNRTYFGNRITTTESPSHYLWSESISVQIAPVLFDDAGIYALIGDSVNYVTITLITVKVTVEPSDAVTEGDSVTLTCSVSNVTEAIRLAWINSDGKSVLEKTLTGQYEEEKSLSLIIQKADRCKWHWMCVLFDQNNPRVSIPYNLEITRRSCMDTWISAFSGYLLGKLIIAIGLITSLKRKSSRNLDKATRNKEAFGLQILNTGPDL